One window from the genome of Spirochaetota bacterium encodes:
- a CDS encoding sugar-binding protein, with translation MEQVIRTIIAAALCTGAAFTQTIKAGNAAAIVLDGKLDEASWQSAPSSGAFRWLKIREKPSAPVKTEFRVITDSTAVYIGIRLDEPEMAKLKAATFGRDNMGTFSQDLVELFFDPEGKGNTYYQYAISAGGDLWDGYFIEKGNTTIGEYTGNWEAAVHKDDTFWSVEVRIPLSALYYTDAKNFGTTWKLNLCRERQTVPELSTWSSLVKGFHEPDNFQAASGMPKKDAKHDIRITFMETILNGHDAGTYSGSLDMKITAFLHTAGTYSVEVKDEENTVIASHGITVSAGENRISVPNIRISRLGKQYLHTVLRISGGDIIADMFYPVRSEYTPLVIDITSPFYGNAVFPGQTVGAIEGSVTLNIAKEKAANARVEVSMGSARAPAVLRNGKYHFSLPGGIAEGDHTVAARAVGAGATLAEGSTVIRKLPPFPGSIAYIDKDLNFVLNGKPMFIRSWYNGGGTWMVSRAIRSAGNEGPITKHVNAWECIQNMQAERIDKAETPRTKLDVEPSQKIFDTLKKRIDDNRTNMNLLWYYLEDEPECRGVSPVYLRHLYRYIKKNDPYRPVQIITRAPELYTECADILAPHPYISPVIDANGVRRLSTPMKSIRDQLRTVASAGKGRIAPWLCQQAFSYEFQDPFAHNPNFIEYNCMFWSAVANGCKGFVPFTYCWSHNSMDLRMGTDFIYESLADLEPALLGGGDEILPATVRSDDDAVDVLVRRHKNTVLVVSANVLPKQAAVSVSCPKLGTTTLFGYREDGTVNVVNGSFTLSLGAYGTRILMNPKRGEGLQSTADFLKELDAANAALKRPGNILYGRGREIDYDSSDPYMGTKLYSLCDGITDAYGWANWSKPIKKDAPARLEMSFPNFTPKFKKLVIHTATIEDCSALIWKFGEWKSIGDVTGNKERTITFEMPEKTSTVKLQIITTKIKSGERCAEIYEVEMYE, from the coding sequence ATGGAACAAGTCATACGCACCATCATCGCGGCCGCACTGTGCACAGGAGCGGCATTCACACAGACGATAAAGGCAGGAAATGCCGCGGCCATCGTCCTTGACGGGAAACTGGATGAAGCATCGTGGCAGAGCGCCCCGTCTTCCGGGGCGTTCAGGTGGCTCAAGATACGCGAAAAGCCGTCCGCGCCGGTAAAAACGGAATTCCGCGTGATCACGGACAGCACCGCCGTATATATCGGCATTCGCCTCGATGAGCCGGAGATGGCAAAGCTCAAAGCCGCAACATTCGGCCGTGACAACATGGGGACATTCTCACAGGACTTAGTCGAGCTCTTCTTCGATCCGGAAGGCAAAGGGAACACCTACTATCAATATGCAATAAGCGCAGGCGGTGATCTCTGGGACGGTTACTTCATCGAGAAAGGGAATACCACCATCGGCGAATACACGGGGAATTGGGAAGCCGCTGTCCATAAGGACGATACGTTCTGGAGCGTTGAGGTGCGTATACCGCTCTCGGCGCTCTACTATACCGATGCAAAGAATTTCGGCACGACATGGAAATTAAATTTGTGCCGTGAACGGCAGACCGTCCCTGAACTTTCCACCTGGAGCTCGCTCGTAAAAGGATTCCATGAGCCGGACAATTTCCAGGCCGCAAGCGGCATGCCGAAAAAGGATGCGAAACATGATATCCGCATCACATTCATGGAAACGATACTCAACGGGCATGATGCCGGCACCTATTCTGGCTCGCTCGACATGAAGATCACTGCTTTCCTGCATACCGCCGGGACCTACAGTGTCGAAGTGAAAGACGAAGAGAACACCGTCATCGCCTCGCACGGCATTACCGTGAGCGCGGGGGAGAACAGGATATCCGTTCCGAACATCAGGATATCGAGACTGGGGAAGCAGTATCTGCACACCGTGCTTCGAATAAGCGGCGGTGACATCATCGCTGATATGTTCTACCCGGTGCGCTCTGAATATACCCCGCTTGTCATCGACATTACATCGCCATTTTACGGGAACGCTGTTTTCCCGGGACAAACGGTCGGCGCGATCGAAGGATCGGTAACGCTCAACATCGCGAAGGAAAAGGCCGCGAACGCGCGCGTTGAGGTGAGCATGGGGAGCGCCCGTGCGCCGGCGGTACTCCGTAACGGGAAATATCACTTCTCACTGCCGGGCGGCATAGCTGAAGGCGATCATACCGTCGCAGCCAGAGCGGTCGGCGCAGGCGCAACACTTGCCGAGGGCAGTACCGTCATACGGAAACTTCCCCCGTTCCCCGGGAGCATCGCCTATATCGACAAGGACCTCAATTTCGTACTCAACGGCAAACCGATGTTCATACGTTCCTGGTATAACGGCGGCGGCACATGGATGGTAAGCCGTGCGATACGGAGCGCAGGTAATGAAGGGCCTATAACGAAACACGTGAATGCATGGGAATGCATCCAGAACATGCAGGCTGAACGCATCGACAAAGCGGAGACACCCCGCACGAAGCTCGATGTGGAGCCCTCGCAGAAGATATTCGACACGCTCAAAAAGCGCATCGACGATAACCGTACGAACATGAATCTCCTCTGGTATTATCTAGAAGATGAACCGGAATGCCGCGGTGTATCGCCGGTATATCTGCGTCACTTGTACCGATACATAAAAAAGAACGATCCCTATCGCCCGGTACAGATCATCACCCGAGCGCCGGAACTGTACACCGAATGCGCGGACATTCTCGCGCCGCACCCGTACATAAGCCCGGTGATCGATGCGAACGGCGTGCGCCGTCTTTCCACACCGATGAAAAGCATACGCGATCAGCTTCGTACCGTTGCATCGGCGGGCAAGGGGCGTATAGCACCCTGGCTCTGCCAGCAGGCATTCTCGTATGAATTCCAAGACCCGTTCGCACACAACCCGAACTTCATCGAATACAACTGCATGTTCTGGTCGGCTGTCGCAAACGGATGCAAGGGGTTCGTGCCGTTCACCTACTGCTGGTCGCACAATTCCATGGACCTGCGCATGGGCACCGATTTTATCTATGAATCGCTCGCCGATCTTGAGCCCGCGCTCCTCGGCGGCGGCGACGAGATACTTCCTGCGACGGTACGCTCGGATGATGATGCCGTGGATGTGCTCGTACGCAGACACAAAAACACCGTGCTCGTGGTGAGCGCGAACGTCCTTCCGAAACAGGCAGCCGTGTCGGTATCGTGCCCAAAGCTCGGTACAACAACGCTCTTTGGCTACCGCGAGGACGGCACAGTGAACGTGGTCAACGGATCGTTCACGCTCTCGCTCGGCGCCTACGGCACACGCATACTTATGAACCCCAAGCGCGGCGAGGGACTGCAGTCTACCGCGGACTTCCTGAAAGAGCTTGATGCTGCGAATGCCGCGCTCAAGAGACCGGGGAACATACTTTACGGCCGCGGACGCGAGATCGATTATGACAGCTCCGACCCGTACATGGGAACGAAGCTCTACTCGCTCTGCGACGGCATTACCGATGCCTACGGCTGGGCGAACTGGTCGAAACCGATAAAAAAGGATGCGCCGGCACGTCTTGAAATGTCATTCCCGAATTTTACACCGAAATTCAAGAAGCTCGTCATTCATACCGCCACCATCGAAGACTGTTCGGCACTGATATGGAAATTCGGCGAATGGAAGTCTATCGGTGATGTGACCGGTAATAAAGAACGGACGATCACGTTCGAAATGCCGGAAAAGACATCGACGGTGAAACTGCAGATCATCACGACGAAGATAAAATCCGGCGAGCGCTGTGCGGAAATTTATGAAGTGGAAATGTATGAATAG
- the rny gene encoding ribonuclease Y: MTTVLIVVFSLVAFIAGFIVRWLYARTKARSAEMMSKTLIDEARRTADAEKKSLLVETRDLISRERNTFENEVRERRSELSQLEKRIHQKEENLDRKYESIDQREHELANREKRNQQQEAELSTAMEKHRKELERISGLSAEEAKRALISALEEEAKRAASRTIDNIEKGAIEAGEKKAREVIIQAIQRIAGEVTQDASVSSVSLPGEEMKGRIIGREGRNIRTLETLTGVDVIIDDTPEAVIISCFDPVRREVAKRSLEKLVLDGRIHPARIEEVVERTTKEIEHVMMEEGERARIDMNITSVHPEILRYVGRLHFRTSYGQNVLAHIKEVSNISGIIAAELGANVELARRGGFLHDIGKAVEVEGEGSHSIVGAEMAKRFGEPETIVNIIRAHHGDVDALSPEAVIVKAADAISAARPGARRESFENYVKRLENLERIANSFAGVEKTFAIQAGREIRVMARNDMVDDAKAKDLARDIARKIEEELKYPGIIRVTVIREMRAVEIAR, from the coding sequence ATGACAACGGTACTTATCGTTGTCTTTTCCCTGGTTGCTTTCATTGCTGGTTTTATCGTGCGGTGGCTGTATGCCCGTACGAAGGCCCGATCGGCGGAGATGATGAGCAAGACGCTCATCGACGAGGCACGGCGAACGGCCGATGCCGAAAAGAAATCACTGCTGGTCGAGACTCGTGATCTGATATCGCGTGAACGGAACACTTTTGAGAACGAGGTTCGTGAACGACGGAGCGAGCTTTCTCAGCTAGAGAAGCGCATCCATCAAAAAGAGGAAAATCTCGACCGAAAGTACGAATCGATCGATCAACGAGAGCATGAATTAGCGAACAGGGAAAAGCGCAATCAGCAGCAGGAGGCGGAGCTTTCCACCGCAATGGAAAAGCACCGCAAAGAGCTCGAACGGATATCGGGGCTTTCCGCCGAAGAGGCGAAACGCGCCCTTATTTCCGCGCTTGAGGAAGAGGCGAAACGCGCCGCTTCCCGTACCATCGACAATATCGAGAAAGGCGCCATCGAAGCCGGCGAGAAGAAGGCCCGCGAGGTCATCATTCAGGCGATACAGCGCATCGCAGGCGAAGTGACGCAGGACGCATCGGTTTCATCGGTATCCTTGCCCGGCGAGGAGATGAAAGGACGCATCATCGGGCGCGAGGGACGCAATATCCGCACGCTCGAAACGCTCACCGGTGTGGACGTCATCATCGACGATACACCGGAGGCAGTGATAATCTCCTGCTTCGATCCGGTACGCCGCGAGGTGGCGAAACGCTCGCTCGAGAAACTCGTGCTTGACGGACGCATACACCCGGCACGTATCGAGGAAGTGGTCGAGCGGACCACGAAAGAGATAGAACATGTCATGATGGAAGAGGGCGAACGCGCCCGCATCGACATGAACATAACGTCGGTGCATCCGGAGATACTCCGCTATGTCGGACGGCTGCATTTCCGTACCAGCTACGGGCAGAACGTGCTCGCGCACATCAAGGAAGTATCGAACATCTCCGGCATCATCGCCGCCGAGCTCGGCGCGAACGTGGAACTTGCACGCCGCGGGGGCTTTCTCCACGACATCGGCAAGGCGGTCGAGGTCGAGGGCGAGGGATCGCACTCCATCGTGGGCGCGGAAATGGCGAAACGCTTCGGAGAACCGGAGACCATCGTCAATATCATCCGCGCGCATCACGGCGATGTGGACGCATTGTCGCCGGAAGCGGTCATCGTCAAGGCGGCCGACGCGATAAGCGCAGCACGCCCGGGCGCACGCCGCGAAAGCTTTGAGAACTACGTGAAGCGCCTTGAGAATCTCGAGCGCATCGCCAACAGTTTCGCCGGCGTCGAGAAGACGTTCGCGATACAGGCCGGCCGCGAGATACGCGTCATGGCGCGCAACGACATGGTCGACGACGCGAAGGCGAAGGACTTGGCGCGCGACATAGCACGGAAGATAGAGGAAGAATTGAAGTATCCGGGCATCATACGGGTGACCGTGATACGCGAAATGCGCGCGGTGGAAATAGCGCGCTGA
- a CDS encoding LacI family DNA-binding transcriptional regulator, which translates to MKPITQKEIAKRAGVSQTAASMVLSGRKNAAISEGTKRKILSIAQKSGYRLRFVRKEQTRTNTIAYLLDARSFESEVTEAYYQRFIGSLADTLDGKGYALAVATHADAAKALRTVSERGYDAVITGRDLPEKSIAAMECPVIFLNRPSPDAQLYSSVMPDNKGGIAAAVKRLHEMGHRAIAFFGMTPLNAHSKERLAGYTNACSSLGLSAHTGYIVTPPRRDGTYEEVSSYAKDAVASWHASAIPPTAVVTMGDVYALLLLSHARAMGMRVPEDLSIVGFDNTIACLSSAPQLASIEQDIETMATSAAFMAEELIAGRPPRTVVIPTALMERGSIGPHASK; encoded by the coding sequence ATGAAACCGATAACGCAAAAAGAGATAGCGAAACGCGCCGGGGTATCGCAGACCGCGGCGTCCATGGTATTGAGCGGCAGGAAGAATGCCGCAATTTCCGAGGGAACGAAGCGGAAAATACTCTCCATTGCGCAGAAGTCCGGCTATCGCCTCCGTTTCGTCCGTAAAGAACAGACGCGGACGAATACGATCGCGTATCTGCTCGACGCCCGCTCATTCGAATCCGAAGTGACAGAGGCGTACTATCAGCGCTTCATCGGTTCGCTCGCCGATACCCTGGACGGCAAGGGGTATGCGCTCGCGGTTGCCACGCATGCTGACGCCGCAAAAGCCCTCCGCACCGTGTCGGAACGCGGCTACGATGCTGTCATCACAGGACGGGATCTTCCGGAAAAAAGCATCGCCGCCATGGAATGCCCTGTCATATTCCTCAACCGTCCGTCGCCGGACGCACAACTCTATTCCTCGGTCATGCCGGACAATAAAGGCGGCATCGCAGCAGCGGTGAAACGCCTTCACGAGATGGGACATCGTGCGATAGCTTTCTTCGGGATGACACCGTTGAACGCTCATTCGAAGGAGCGTCTTGCCGGCTATACGAACGCATGTTCATCGCTCGGCCTTTCGGCACACACTGGATATATCGTTACACCGCCGCGCAGGGACGGTACATACGAAGAGGTCTCGTCGTACGCGAAAGACGCCGTTGCATCGTGGCACGCATCCGCCATACCGCCTACCGCTGTCGTCACCATGGGCGATGTGTACGCGCTCCTGCTCCTTTCACACGCGCGCGCGATGGGCATGCGTGTGCCGGAAGACCTGAGCATTGTCGGATTTGACAACACCATCGCCTGTCTCTCTTCGGCACCGCAGCTTGCATCGATAGAGCAGGACATCGAAACAATGGCGACATCGGCGGCATTCATGGCGGAGGAACTGATAGCCGGCAGGCCACCACGCACCGTCGTCATACCGACCGCGCTCATGGAACGCGGATCGATCGGTCCGCACGCATCAAAATAG
- a CDS encoding AAA family ATPase codes for MTAAKEYRYLFPLIEDDLSSKMVFIGGPRQVGKTTLAKAIAAAEKNALYLNWDNTDHRRSVLRSQFPPDTALIIFDELHKYSRWKSHIKGIWDTRTGGEKIIVTGSSRLDIYRKGGDSLLGRYHYYRLHPFSLAEIAARSAPKEFTSKPPILDFSAAAKGISELMRFGGFPEPFLASSERSLKRWQRERFERVFREDIRDAESVQLLGQIELLGALIPERVSSPLSAASLAEDIHTSPKTISSWLELLSRNYYIFRVPAWHGNLARALTKESKYYLWDWSEVTDPGQRFENMIASHLNKFCHYCHDAFGIQAELYFIRDREKREVDFLITWEKKPFLLAECKIGKPDSLRPLAYFGSRLSVENRFLVTLERSYYRDKQTGVHVIPADRFLTALV; via the coding sequence ATGACCGCAGCAAAGGAATACCGCTATCTTTTCCCGCTCATCGAAGATGACCTGAGCTCAAAAATGGTTTTTATCGGCGGGCCGCGTCAGGTCGGAAAAACCACGCTTGCAAAGGCCATAGCCGCTGCGGAAAAGAACGCGCTCTATCTCAATTGGGACAACACCGATCACCGCAGAAGCGTTCTGCGGTCACAGTTCCCACCGGATACTGCGCTCATCATCTTTGACGAGCTGCATAAGTATTCCCGATGGAAATCGCATATAAAAGGGATATGGGATACCCGCACCGGCGGGGAAAAGATCATCGTTACGGGGAGCTCGCGGCTCGATATTTACCGCAAGGGAGGGGATTCGCTGCTCGGGCGCTATCATTACTATCGGCTGCACCCTTTCAGTCTCGCGGAGATCGCCGCGCGGTCGGCCCCGAAGGAATTCACTTCGAAGCCTCCCATCCTCGATTTTTCGGCTGCCGCAAAAGGAATATCGGAACTCATGCGATTCGGGGGATTTCCCGAACCGTTCCTCGCCAGTTCCGAACGAAGCCTCAAGCGCTGGCAGCGGGAGCGGTTCGAACGCGTATTCAGGGAAGATATCCGTGATGCAGAATCCGTACAGCTACTTGGTCAGATCGAACTCCTTGGCGCGCTCATCCCTGAACGGGTATCATCTCCCTTATCAGCCGCCTCACTTGCCGAGGATATTCATACAAGTCCGAAAACCATATCATCTTGGCTTGAGCTGCTCTCGAGGAATTACTATATCTTCCGTGTCCCAGCATGGCACGGCAATCTCGCCCGTGCATTGACGAAAGAATCGAAGTACTATCTCTGGGACTGGTCAGAGGTAACCGACCCCGGACAACGCTTTGAGAACATGATCGCAAGCCATCTCAATAAATTCTGTCACTACTGTCATGATGCGTTCGGGATACAGGCGGAATTGTATTTCATCCGCGACAGGGAAAAGCGTGAGGTTGATTTTCTCATCACCTGGGAGAAAAAGCCCTTCCTTTTGGCGGAATGCAAGATCGGGAAGCCCGATTCACTGCGTCCGCTTGCGTACTTCGGATCGCGCCTTTCCGTCGAGAACCGTTTTCTTGTCACCCTCGAAAGGTCGTATTACCGGGATAAACAGACCGGTGTTCATGTGATCCCTGCAGACAGATTCCTCACTGCATTGGTTTAG
- a CDS encoding TIGR00282 family metallophosphoesterase translates to MGDEVKVLCVGDLIGDAGRSALRDTLPKLKEEHHIDFVVANGENAAGGFGITRDIAADIFSMGVDAITSGNHIWKCKDVFAFIGDEKRLLRPFNYPEGTPGNGYTVFDVNGRKIAVLNLLGRTFMDAVDCPFRRGLHAVKAIEKETKIIIVDFHAEATAEKQAMGYHLDGIVSAVTGTHTHVQTADERILKNGTAYITDLGMCGGENSVIGIRRDAAIKRFVTNLPHKFEVDKEDPVLHGAVITIDASSGKATAIERIRAKKP, encoded by the coding sequence ATGGGCGATGAAGTGAAAGTTCTCTGTGTCGGCGACCTCATCGGCGATGCGGGGAGGAGCGCGCTTCGCGATACGCTCCCGAAGCTTAAGGAAGAACATCATATCGATTTTGTCGTTGCGAACGGCGAGAACGCTGCGGGCGGCTTCGGCATCACTCGCGACATAGCCGCCGATATCTTCAGCATGGGCGTGGATGCCATTACGAGCGGCAATCATATCTGGAAATGCAAGGACGTGTTCGCGTTCATCGGCGATGAGAAGCGGCTCCTTCGTCCGTTCAATTATCCGGAAGGCACGCCGGGCAACGGCTACACCGTGTTCGATGTCAATGGAAGAAAGATAGCCGTTCTGAATCTTCTCGGACGCACGTTCATGGACGCGGTGGACTGTCCGTTCCGCCGCGGTCTTCATGCCGTCAAGGCCATCGAAAAGGAAACGAAGATCATCATCGTCGATTTTCACGCCGAGGCGACGGCGGAAAAGCAGGCGATGGGGTATCATCTGGACGGCATCGTATCGGCGGTCACCGGTACGCACACGCATGTGCAGACGGCTGACGAGCGCATATTGAAGAACGGCACCGCGTACATCACCGACCTCGGCATGTGCGGCGGCGAGAATTCGGTCATCGGCATTCGGCGCGACGCGGCGATAAAGCGTTTCGTCACCAATCTCCCGCATAAATTCGAGGTCGATAAGGAAGACCCGGTGCTCCACGGGGCGGTCATCACGATAGATGCATCAAGCGGAAAGGCAACGGCCATCGAAAGGATACGGGCGAAGAAGCCATGA
- a CDS encoding glycosyl hydrolase family 28-related protein — translation MRRSVIYSSIFACMFSTLSATAGDTVLILDFEQTAVNTSPRTAVGPDVPGIRALHKAAHPDGVVDVSTIAGGSLFDGGAASLLIYDASASGARGEAHISFSPQKDAVVVSFDIRVNEVYTMGDTLAIRVLAGQAVGGGIRLAGDGKSALLLDTDGKQVSFPLVTKRWYRVALRFPAASAAVGTYKLRITDGETKERRTFDVYAKRDAGLAEEYGRIVIATGFSLAAKTDVSLDNVRVTGTDASLGDDSAQETGSTLQEAIAMTSSETLKRFPRMDWEERSDWQNVKSDHPLKAKGDGKTDDTAALQFALTAAGEGTTVFFPSGTYRITKTLVLNVPPGGIGGMRIVGHGRDTRIVWDGEKDGRMFVTHGMHRSRITGIVWDGRGVAGIGIEHSAVRYETQLTHEHEAFLGFTISGVRVDPKRTVASAEILYENCLFEACERGISFFNFNDYDNTIDGCEFIRCGMAIEDVHGNFYVRNSRFEESRVADISMQSIHSSSVRRCVSVGSRLFIDHQASVSPITIENCTVSGWSGSEGAVRAGGAPVTIFDCDFRVPDGNAPVKIVQKGQRIISSMNTVSGGLPLVRNPKDGTVYEIPRGKVNALGISINERALNADIDIPTKVFDAKRDFGAKGDGVADDTAAIIHAIDAARSYGKRSIAYLPAGTYLVSDTIKIIGSDFTVGGSGFRTHIVWKGPADGTIIAVHDPRNVVLENIAIGCDAAMNNGIDIRQTGSGAMSSMTYDMVTVFGIYQKQANRKGLRLEGLSKNAFVHIKHLEGNVRITDSASATILANTTYEGIVTIEGKAKVRDGFIGFLTRLGTKSQHQLYVNDSQSVVMSDFYIEQADDGFQFTGNAGDPPGRITVQGAKMGTETGPVTVKNYAGEVFIGHHQFFMVPKPMVFTLKGEQPCSLYVFGSMFYDTVPVTKIDGNCRAFFFGNHSRVPSGLNVVDASGANDSDDTSALVSLSRAFDDLRKLGALDRRINHGR, via the coding sequence ATGAGACGATCGGTCATCTATTCCAGTATTTTCGCATGTATGTTCTCGACCTTGTCTGCTACAGCGGGAGATACCGTACTGATCCTCGATTTTGAACAGACTGCAGTGAACACATCGCCGCGAACCGCGGTCGGTCCGGATGTGCCCGGCATTCGCGCCTTGCACAAGGCGGCGCATCCCGACGGTGTTGTCGATGTGAGCACGATCGCCGGGGGTTCATTGTTCGACGGAGGGGCGGCATCACTTCTTATATATGATGCGAGCGCAAGCGGTGCGCGGGGTGAGGCGCATATCTCGTTTTCGCCTCAGAAGGATGCCGTCGTTGTTTCCTTCGACATCCGAGTGAATGAAGTGTATACAATGGGTGACACACTTGCAATTCGTGTCCTCGCCGGCCAAGCGGTCGGCGGCGGTATTCGCCTGGCCGGGGACGGAAAGTCTGCCCTGCTCCTCGATACGGACGGCAAGCAGGTCTCATTTCCGCTTGTCACCAAACGCTGGTACCGTGTGGCGCTCAGATTCCCGGCTGCATCCGCTGCCGTCGGCACATATAAGCTGCGCATAACTGATGGCGAGACCAAGGAGAGACGCACGTTCGATGTCTATGCCAAGCGTGACGCAGGTCTTGCCGAGGAATATGGGCGTATCGTCATCGCTACTGGTTTTTCCCTTGCCGCAAAAACGGATGTATCGCTCGATAATGTCCGCGTCACCGGCACCGATGCATCGTTAGGCGATGACAGTGCACAGGAAACGGGCAGCACACTGCAGGAGGCCATTGCCATGACATCAAGTGAAACGCTGAAACGGTTTCCACGCATGGATTGGGAAGAACGAAGCGACTGGCAGAACGTGAAAAGCGACCATCCGCTCAAGGCGAAAGGTGACGGAAAGACCGACGATACGGCGGCACTGCAGTTCGCGCTCACAGCCGCCGGCGAAGGGACGACGGTGTTTTTTCCGTCGGGAACCTATCGCATCACCAAGACATTAGTGCTCAACGTGCCGCCGGGCGGCATCGGCGGTATGCGCATCGTGGGGCACGGACGCGATACCCGCATCGTCTGGGATGGGGAGAAGGACGGGCGCATGTTCGTCACCCACGGAATGCACCGTTCGCGCATCACGGGCATCGTGTGGGACGGGCGCGGTGTTGCCGGCATCGGCATCGAGCACAGTGCGGTCCGCTATGAAACACAGCTGACCCATGAGCATGAGGCCTTCCTCGGTTTCACGATCAGCGGCGTCCGTGTCGATCCGAAACGCACGGTGGCATCGGCGGAAATTCTCTATGAGAACTGCCTATTCGAAGCATGCGAGCGGGGTATTTCGTTCTTCAACTTCAACGACTATGACAATACCATCGACGGCTGCGAGTTCATCCGCTGCGGCATGGCCATAGAGGATGTGCATGGGAATTTCTACGTACGAAACTCCCGTTTTGAAGAAAGTCGCGTCGCGGACATCTCCATGCAGAGCATACATTCCAGTTCGGTGCGCCGCTGCGTATCCGTCGGTTCGCGCCTGTTCATTGATCACCAGGCGAGCGTCTCGCCCATAACGATCGAAAATTGCACCGTAAGCGGCTGGAGTGGTTCGGAGGGCGCTGTCAGGGCGGGCGGTGCGCCGGTGACGATATTCGATTGTGATTTTCGCGTTCCCGACGGCAATGCACCGGTCAAGATCGTTCAGAAAGGACAGCGCATCATATCATCGATGAACACGGTATCCGGCGGGCTGCCGCTGGTAAGGAATCCGAAGGACGGCACCGTGTATGAAATCCCGAGGGGCAAAGTGAACGCGCTAGGCATCAGCATCAATGAACGTGCGCTCAACGCGGATATAGACATCCCTACAAAGGTCTTCGATGCAAAACGCGACTTCGGTGCAAAGGGCGACGGCGTTGCCGACGACACTGCCGCTATCATTCACGCTATCGATGCGGCACGTTCGTACGGCAAGCGATCGATCGCCTATCTCCCCGCAGGCACCTATCTCGTGAGCGACACGATAAAGATCATCGGAAGCGATTTTACTGTCGGCGGAAGCGGTTTTCGCACACATATCGTCTGGAAAGGCCCGGCAGACGGCACGATCATTGCGGTGCATGACCCGCGCAACGTTGTCCTTGAGAACATCGCGATCGGGTGTGATGCGGCGATGAACAATGGCATCGATATCCGGCAGACGGGCTCGGGCGCGATGTCATCGATGACCTATGACATGGTGACCGTGTTCGGGATTTATCAAAAACAGGCCAACCGTAAGGGTCTTCGGCTCGAAGGGCTTTCAAAGAATGCGTTTGTGCACATAAAACACCTCGAAGGCAATGTGCGCATAACGGATTCGGCGAGCGCAACCATTCTTGCGAATACAACCTATGAAGGCATTGTTACAATAGAGGGAAAGGCGAAGGTGCGTGACGGGTTTATCGGCTTTCTTACGAGACTGGGAACGAAGTCGCAGCATCAACTCTATGTGAATGACAGCCAGAGCGTGGTGATGAGCGATTTCTACATCGAGCAGGCGGATGACGGTTTCCAATTTACCGGCAATGCCGGCGACCCGCCGGGGAGGATCACGGTGCAGGGGGCGAAGATGGGAACCGAGACCGGTCCGGTAACGGTGAAAAATTATGCCGGCGAGGTTTTCATAGGGCATCATCAGTTCTTCATGGTGCCGAAACCGATGGTGTTCACCCTGAAGGGCGAGCAGCCGTGTTCGTTATACGTGTTCGGGAGCATGTTTTACGACACAGTTCCGGTGACAAAGATAGACGGCAATTGCAGGGCATTCTTCTTCGGCAATCACAGCAGGGTCCCTTCGGGCTTAAACGTGGTCGATGCGTCCGGCGCGAACGATTCCGATGATACGTCCGCGCTTGTATCGCTCAGCAGGGCATTCGATGATCTCAGGAAACTTGGAGCGCTTGACCGGCGCATCAATCATGGACGCTGA